The stretch of DNA ATTTTTATAAACACTCTTAAGTAAATTATGAAAAAATTTTATAAATTTTAAATAAGATAGAGCGAAACTATTGGATCTAATAGAAGTAACATACAAATTTATTAGACGCCCTTGAAGGCAAAAATGAAAAATTCATTCATGCAAATATCATCCTTTTTTATATTTTTTAGTCTTAGACTTACGTTGGTGTCTTACCAAAGTATCGGCAGTAGTACAAATATCATCCTATCAAGGCTAAAATTTTTCACATCTTCACGCCAGTTATCCCAGTGGTAAAGCTCATAAAATTTCAATATTTCGCCGCATAGCGCCCAGTAAAAACTACGAGTAGCCAAGCTACGCGTCCTTCCATTTGCCGCTTATCTGGCACGCAGTAAAAGACATTGCCCCCTTTTTTTTGCCACCAAAGGCATCGCCGTTTATCGCAAAAAATCCACCCAAAACATCGTTTGCCACGAGCAAATTGCTAGGCATTTAGCCTGCTTCGCTAAAGCTTTTGCCAGGGTTAAAGCTGTAAATTTTATGCTTCATCTGCTCACATACTGAGCCAAGCATGCGCAACCAACCACTATCTATCACGATGCCACCACACTCATAAAC from Campylobacter concisus encodes:
- a CDS encoding DUF2625 family protein; its protein translation is MATRSFYWALCGEILKFYELYHWDNWREDVKNFSLDRMIFVLLPILW